The sequence below is a genomic window from Spirochaetaceae bacterium.
GAGCGTGGCGCAACCGGTGATGCGCACCGCAGCGTACCCTCAAATTCGGCGGCTCGGCACCACCGCCGAGCGCGAACGGCACGATGTGGTCGATCTCCAACCGATAGCGGGAGCCGCAGCGCCGCCCGCTGTGGCGGTCGACATAGCTGCAACGACCCTGGTCGCGCCGCCACACCTCCCGCCGCACGGCCGCCGGGATGTACCGTGACCGGGAGCCCGGCACCGCGACGACGCAGCGCAACGCGGACAAGTGCCGCTCCAGTGCCGGCGAACGCTCCCCCGTCCCTATCGCACCACGCCCGGCGGCGTCCGCAAGCCGCTTTCGCGGTAGGGACGCCGGTTGCCCGGCGCCCCCCGCACAGATC
It includes:
- a CDS encoding HNH endonuclease signature motif containing protein produces the protein MSALRCVVAVPGSRSRYIPAAVRREVWRRDQGRCSYVDRHSGRRCGSRYRLEIDHIVPFALGGGAEPPNLRVRCGAHHRLRHAQRHVYAGSEASEARRAPVFAVDPNERGQTAGSYAAINRAGA